A section of the Saccopteryx leptura isolate mSacLep1 chromosome 6, mSacLep1_pri_phased_curated, whole genome shotgun sequence genome encodes:
- the BNIP2 gene encoding BCL2/adenovirus E1B 19 kDa protein-interacting protein 2 isoform X1, which produces MEGVELKEEWQDEDFPIPLPEDDSIEADILAVTGPENQPDSLEVNGNKVRKKLMAPNISLTLDPSDGSVLSDDLDESGEIDLDGLDTPSENSNEFEWEDDLPKPKTTEVIRKGSITEYTAAEEKEDGRRWRMFRIGEQDHRVDMKAIEPYKKVISHGGYYGDGLNAIVVFAVCFMPESGQPNYRYLMDNLFKYVIGTLELLVAENYMIVYLNGATTRRKMPSLGWLRKCYQQIDRRLRKNLKSLIIVHPSWFIRTLLAVTRPFISSKFSQKIRYVFNLAELAELVPMEYVGIPECIKQYEEEKLKKKQKRVDQELNGKQDEPKSEQ; this is translated from the exons ATGGAAGGTGTGGAACTTAAGGAAGAATGGCAAGATGAAGATTTTCCAAT ACCTTTACCAGAAGATGATAGTATTGAAGCAGATATATTAGCTGTAACTGGACCAGAGAACCAGCCTG ACTCATTAGAAGTTAATGGaaataaagtaagaaagaaaCTAATGGCTCCAAACATTAGCCTGACCCTTGATCCTAGCGATGGCTCTGTGTTGTCAGATGATTTGGATGAGAGTGGGGAGATTGACTTGGATGGCTTAGACACACCATCAGAGAACAGTAATGAATTTGAGTGGGAAG ATGATCTTCCAAAACCCAAAACTACTGAAGTTATTAGGAAAGGCTCAATTACTGAGTACACagcagcagaagaaaaagaggacGGGCGACGCTGGCGTATGTTCAGAATCGGAGAACAGGACCACAGGGTTGACATGAAGGCAATCGAGCCCTATAAAAAAGTTATCAGTCACGGAG GATATTATGGGGATGGATTAAATGCCATTGTTGTGTTTGCTGTCTGTTTTATGCCTGAAAGTGGTCAGCCTAACTATAGATACCTGATGGACAATCTCTTTAA GTATGTTATTGGCACTTTGGAGCTGTTAGTAGCAGAAAACTACATGATAGTTTATTTAAATGGTGCAACAACTCGAAGAAAAATGCCCAGTCTAGGATGGCTCAGGAAATGCTATCAGCAGATTGATAGAAG GTTACGGAAAAACCTAAAATCTCTAATCATCGTACATCCTTCTTGGTTTATCAGAACACTTCTGGCTGTTACAAGACCATTTATTAG ctCAAAATTCAGCCAAAAAATTAGATACGTCTTTAATTTGGCAGAACTAGCGGAACTTGTCCCCATGGAATATGTTGGCATACCAGAATGCATAAAAca GTATgaagaagaaaagttaaaaaagaaacaaaaaag agtTGATCAAGAGCTTAatggaaaacaagatgaaccaaaaaGTGAACAGTAA
- the BNIP2 gene encoding BCL2/adenovirus E1B 19 kDa protein-interacting protein 2 isoform X2, whose amino-acid sequence MEGVELKEEWQDEDFPIPLPEDDSIEADILAVTGPENQPDSLEVNGNKVRKKLMAPNISLTLDPSDGSVLSDDLDESGEIDLDGLDTPSENSNEFEWEDDLPKPKTTEVIRKGSITEYTAAEEKEDGRRWRMFRIGEQDHRVDMKAIEPYKKVISHGGYYGDGLNAIVVFAVCFMPESGQPNYRYLMDNLFKYVIGTLELLVAENYMIVYLNGATTRRKMPSLGWLRKCYQQIDRRLRKNLKSLIIVHPSWFIRTLLAVTRPFISSKFSQKIRYVFNLAELAELVPMEYVGIPECIKQVDQELNGKQDEPKSEQ is encoded by the exons ATGGAAGGTGTGGAACTTAAGGAAGAATGGCAAGATGAAGATTTTCCAAT ACCTTTACCAGAAGATGATAGTATTGAAGCAGATATATTAGCTGTAACTGGACCAGAGAACCAGCCTG ACTCATTAGAAGTTAATGGaaataaagtaagaaagaaaCTAATGGCTCCAAACATTAGCCTGACCCTTGATCCTAGCGATGGCTCTGTGTTGTCAGATGATTTGGATGAGAGTGGGGAGATTGACTTGGATGGCTTAGACACACCATCAGAGAACAGTAATGAATTTGAGTGGGAAG ATGATCTTCCAAAACCCAAAACTACTGAAGTTATTAGGAAAGGCTCAATTACTGAGTACACagcagcagaagaaaaagaggacGGGCGACGCTGGCGTATGTTCAGAATCGGAGAACAGGACCACAGGGTTGACATGAAGGCAATCGAGCCCTATAAAAAAGTTATCAGTCACGGAG GATATTATGGGGATGGATTAAATGCCATTGTTGTGTTTGCTGTCTGTTTTATGCCTGAAAGTGGTCAGCCTAACTATAGATACCTGATGGACAATCTCTTTAA GTATGTTATTGGCACTTTGGAGCTGTTAGTAGCAGAAAACTACATGATAGTTTATTTAAATGGTGCAACAACTCGAAGAAAAATGCCCAGTCTAGGATGGCTCAGGAAATGCTATCAGCAGATTGATAGAAG GTTACGGAAAAACCTAAAATCTCTAATCATCGTACATCCTTCTTGGTTTATCAGAACACTTCTGGCTGTTACAAGACCATTTATTAG ctCAAAATTCAGCCAAAAAATTAGATACGTCTTTAATTTGGCAGAACTAGCGGAACTTGTCCCCATGGAATATGTTGGCATACCAGAATGCATAAAAca agtTGATCAAGAGCTTAatggaaaacaagatgaaccaaaaaGTGAACAGTAA
- the BNIP2 gene encoding BCL2/adenovirus E1B 19 kDa protein-interacting protein 2 isoform X3 yields MEGVELKEEWQDEDFPIPLPEDDSIEADILAVTGPENQPDSLEVNGNKVRKKLMAPNISLTLDPSDGSVLSDDLDESGEIDLDGLDTPSENSNEFEWEDDLPKPKTTEVIRKGSITEYTAAEEKEDGRRWRMFRIGEQDHRVDMKAIEPYKKVISHGGYYGDGLNAIVVFAVCFMPESGQPNYRYLMDNLFKYVIGTLELLVAENYMIVYLNGATTRRKMPSLGWLRKCYQQIDRRLRKNLKSLIIVHPSWFIRTLLAVTRPFIRVDQELNGKQDEPKSEQ; encoded by the exons ATGGAAGGTGTGGAACTTAAGGAAGAATGGCAAGATGAAGATTTTCCAAT ACCTTTACCAGAAGATGATAGTATTGAAGCAGATATATTAGCTGTAACTGGACCAGAGAACCAGCCTG ACTCATTAGAAGTTAATGGaaataaagtaagaaagaaaCTAATGGCTCCAAACATTAGCCTGACCCTTGATCCTAGCGATGGCTCTGTGTTGTCAGATGATTTGGATGAGAGTGGGGAGATTGACTTGGATGGCTTAGACACACCATCAGAGAACAGTAATGAATTTGAGTGGGAAG ATGATCTTCCAAAACCCAAAACTACTGAAGTTATTAGGAAAGGCTCAATTACTGAGTACACagcagcagaagaaaaagaggacGGGCGACGCTGGCGTATGTTCAGAATCGGAGAACAGGACCACAGGGTTGACATGAAGGCAATCGAGCCCTATAAAAAAGTTATCAGTCACGGAG GATATTATGGGGATGGATTAAATGCCATTGTTGTGTTTGCTGTCTGTTTTATGCCTGAAAGTGGTCAGCCTAACTATAGATACCTGATGGACAATCTCTTTAA GTATGTTATTGGCACTTTGGAGCTGTTAGTAGCAGAAAACTACATGATAGTTTATTTAAATGGTGCAACAACTCGAAGAAAAATGCCCAGTCTAGGATGGCTCAGGAAATGCTATCAGCAGATTGATAGAAG GTTACGGAAAAACCTAAAATCTCTAATCATCGTACATCCTTCTTGGTTTATCAGAACACTTCTGGCTGTTACAAGACCATTTATTAG agtTGATCAAGAGCTTAatggaaaacaagatgaaccaaaaaGTGAACAGTAA